A genomic window from Bacteroidota bacterium includes:
- a CDS encoding ComEC family competence protein, translated as MRAIIPFLAGILLAIVFPQFPIFACLLILFFSIAISLLINKIRISLTFRFRIVQGILMHTAIFSASLLLTISTNQIAFNKHFSHLAKHDSFLILKVKETPEEKENTYKMLCKVISVCDSSHIQSSTGKLLTYIRKDSLAAEIRYGDILVCSNNAQLVEEPKNPGQFDFKRFLSYKQIYHQAFLENTKWTQTSSNKGFFLLKYIYDLRISIVNLLEENISGKDESAIATALLVGYKAELSDEVKESFASTGAMHVLAVSGLHVGIIFIVFSFMFKGLRKRPNGKWLYLIINLSLLWTYAVITGLSPSVLRACSMFSFVIIGKHLRRAPNIYSSLITSAIFLLILNPYLVTQVGFQLSYAAVFGIVFFQPRFYKWLDWKRFWLGDKIWALTTVSLSAQLATFPLALFYFTIFPVYFLISNLIVIPAASIIIYVGFAYLIFEAIGLVFISKYLVLALDQIITTLNKAILLIRDWPKGLIEEVYISAEMMIIVYVIIFSSALFLINKHKVYLYFSLLSIFVFVSIFSIWNVRNHTNQRIVIYAIPNSTLIGFFDGKSVTFLGDSAILSNYELRKYNTFRDLWRHGVKSANVTNLTIGSQYNSDRLYINRSFIQFMNQKLILYNGEIEYASDEKIDCNKLILYGKHYIDFQKLEEVFKPDLIVLDQSLKYKKRNAILSLLKETELNYSDLKSGAAIIIE; from the coding sequence ATGCGGGCAATAATTCCTTTTTTAGCGGGAATACTACTGGCTATTGTATTTCCTCAGTTTCCAATTTTTGCTTGTTTACTGATACTGTTTTTTTCTATAGCAATTAGCTTACTTATTAATAAAATTAGAATCTCCTTAACCTTTAGATTCCGAATTGTTCAGGGAATTTTAATGCATACAGCCATATTTTCAGCTTCCTTATTGCTGACTATTTCAACAAATCAAATAGCCTTTAATAAGCACTTTTCTCATCTTGCTAAGCATGATTCCTTTTTAATTCTAAAAGTAAAGGAAACTCCAGAAGAAAAAGAGAACACCTATAAAATGCTTTGCAAAGTAATAAGTGTTTGCGACTCCAGTCATATTCAATCAAGCACTGGAAAGCTGTTAACCTATATCCGAAAAGATAGTCTAGCTGCAGAAATCAGGTATGGCGATATATTGGTATGTTCAAATAATGCTCAATTGGTTGAGGAACCTAAAAATCCAGGGCAATTTGATTTTAAAAGATTCTTATCATACAAACAGATTTATCATCAGGCATTTTTAGAAAATACCAAATGGACACAAACTTCCTCAAACAAAGGTTTCTTTTTATTAAAATATATTTACGATTTACGAATTTCCATAGTCAACTTACTTGAAGAAAACATTAGTGGAAAAGACGAGAGTGCAATTGCAACGGCTTTATTAGTTGGATACAAAGCAGAGCTTAGTGATGAGGTCAAGGAATCCTTTGCCAGCACCGGAGCCATGCATGTGCTGGCTGTTTCAGGCTTGCATGTGGGTATCATCTTTATTGTTTTTAGTTTCATGTTTAAAGGCTTGCGTAAAAGGCCCAATGGCAAATGGCTTTATCTGATAATTAATCTAAGCCTACTTTGGACCTATGCTGTCATAACGGGCTTGTCTCCTTCGGTTTTACGTGCTTGTTCTATGTTCTCCTTTGTCATTATTGGAAAACATTTAAGAAGAGCGCCCAATATTTATAGCTCATTAATTACGTCAGCAATATTCCTGTTGATTTTAAACCCATATTTAGTAACTCAGGTGGGTTTTCAACTTTCTTATGCTGCTGTATTTGGAATTGTCTTTTTCCAACCTCGATTTTACAAATGGCTTGATTGGAAGAGATTCTGGTTAGGCGACAAAATATGGGCGCTTACAACTGTTTCACTTTCTGCACAGTTGGCAACCTTTCCGCTAGCCTTGTTTTATTTTACAATATTTCCCGTTTACTTTCTAATATCCAACCTTATTGTTATTCCTGCTGCAAGTATAATTATTTATGTAGGTTTTGCTTATCTGATATTTGAAGCAATAGGTTTGGTATTTATTAGTAAGTATTTGGTATTGGCTTTAGATCAAATTATTACAACCTTAAATAAGGCTATTTTGTTAATCAGAGATTGGCCAAAAGGATTGATTGAAGAGGTATATATCAGCGCTGAAATGATGATTATTGTTTATGTTATCATATTCTCATCAGCATTATTTCTAATCAATAAGCACAAAGTTTACCTTTATTTTAGTTTACTATCAATTTTTGTATTTGTAAGTATTTTTAGCATCTGGAATGTGCGCAACCACACCAATCAACGAATAGTAATTTATGCAATTCCCAATAGCACATTAATTGGCTTTTTTGATGGGAAGTCGGTCACCTTTTTAGGTGATTCGGCCATTCTCTCGAATTATGAATTAAGAAAATACAACACCTTCAGAGATTTATGGCGACATGGGGTTAAGTCTGCAAATGTGACGAATCTGACTATTGGGAGTCAATATAATTCAGATCGTTTGTATATTAATAGAAGTTTCATCCAATTCATGAATCAAAAACTTATTTTATATAATGGAGAAATTGAATATGCCAGCGATGAGAAAATTGATTGTAATAAGCTGATTCTTTATGGGAAGCATTATATTGATTTTCAAAAGTTGGAAGAAGTGTTTAAGCCTGACCTGATTGTATTGGATCAATCACTCAAATACAAAAAACGAAATGCAATTCTAAGTTTGTTGAAGGAAACGGAATTGAATTATTCAGACCTTAAATCAGGTGCAGCTATTATAATTGAATGA